The Apodemus sylvaticus chromosome 17, mApoSyl1.1, whole genome shotgun sequence genome contains a region encoding:
- the Map3k12 gene encoding mitogen-activated protein kinase kinase kinase 12: MACLHETRTPSPSFGGFVSTLSEASMRKLDPDTSDCTPEKDLTPTQCVLRDVVPLGGQGGGGPSPSPGGEPPPEPFANSVLQLHEQDTVGPGGATGSPESRASRVRADEVRLQCQSGSGFLEGLFGCLRPVWTMIGKAYSTEHKQQQEDLWEVPFEEILDLQWVGSGAQGAVFLGRFHGEEVAVKKVRDLKETDIKHLRKLKHPNIITFKGVCTQAPCYCILMEFCAQGQLYEVLRAGRPVTPSLLVDWSMGIAGGMNYLHLHKIIHRDLKSPNMLITYDDVVKISDFGTSKELSDKSTKMSFAGTVAWMAPEVIRNEPVSEKVDIWSFGVVLWELLTGEIPYKDVDSSAIIWGVGSNSLHLPVPSSCPDGFKILLRQCWNSKPRNRPSFRQILLHLDIASADVLSTPQETYFKSQAEWREEVKLHFEKIKSEGTCLHRLEEELVMRRREELRHALDIREHYERKLERANNLYMELNALMLQLELKERELLRREQALERRCPGLLKSHPSRGLLHGNTMEKLIKKRNVPQKLSPHSKRPDILKTESLLPKLDAALSGVGLPGCPKGPPSPGRSRRGKTRHRKASAKGSCGDLPGLRTVLPHQENGGLGSPGGLGVGLSAWDACPPALRGLHHDLLLRKMSSSSPDLLSAALGARGRGATGGARDPGSPPPPQGDTPPSEGSAPGSTSPDSPGGAKGEPPPPVGPGEGVGLLGTGREGTAGRGGNRAGSQHLTPAALLYRAAVTRSQKRGISSEEEEGEVDSEVELPPSQRWPQGPNMRQSLSTFSSENPSDVEEGTASEPSPSGTPEVGSTNTDERPDERSDDMCSQGSEIPLDLPTSEVVPEREASSLPMQHQDGQGPNPEDSDCDSTELDNSNSIDALRPPASLPP; the protein is encoded by the exons ATGGCCTGCCTCCATGAAACCCGAACACCCTCCCCTTCCTTTGGGGGCTTTGTGTCTACTCTAAGTGAGGCTTCCATGCGAAAGCTGGATCCAGACACTTCTGACTGCACCCCTGAGAAGGACCTGACACCTACCCAATGTGTACTTCGAGATGTTGTGCCTCTAggtgggcagggtgggggagggcccagcccctcCCCAGGTGGAGAGCCTCCCCCAGAGCCTTTTGCCAATAGTGTCCTGCAGCTACATGAGCAGGATACAGTTGGGCCAGGGGGAGCCACTGGGTCACCTGAGAGTCGAGCATCTAGAGTTCGAGCTGATGAGGTGCGTCTGCAGTGCCAGAGTGGCAGTGGCTTCCTTGAAGGTCTTTTTGGCTGCCTGCGCCCTGTCTGGACAATGATTGGCAAAGCCTACTCCACAGAACACAAGCAACAGCAGGAAG ACCTTTGGGAAGTCCCCTTTGAGGAAATCCTGGACCTGCAGTGGGTAGGCTCAGGGGCTCAGGGTGCCGTTTTCCTGGGACGCTTCCATGGGGAGGAGGTAGCTGTGAAGAAGGTTCGAGATCTCAAGGAGACCGACATCAAGCATCTTCGAAAGCTGAAGCACCCCAACATCATCACTTTCAA GGGTGTTTGCACACAGGCCCCCTGCTACTGCATCCTTATGGAGTTCTGTGCCCAAGGACAGCTATATGAAGTGCTCAGGGCAGGCCGTCCTGTCACCCCCTCCTTGCTGGTTGACTGGTCCATGGGCATCGCTGGTGGCATGAATTACCTGCACCTGCACAAGATCATACACAGAGACCTGAAGTCACCCAA CATGCTAATCACATACGACGATGTGGTGAAGATCTCAGATTTTGGCACGTCCAAGGAGCTGAGTGACAAGAGCACCAAGATGTCCTTTGCAGGAACAGTAGCCTGGATGGCTCCTGAAGTGATCAGAAATGAACCTGTGTCTGAGAAGGTTGACATCTG GTCCTTCGGGGTGGTGCTATGGGAACTACTGACTGGAGAAATTCCCTACAAAGATGTAGATTCTTCAGCCATCATCTGGGGTGTGGGAAGCAACAGCCTCCACCTGCCTGTACCCTCCAGCTGCCCAGATGGCTTTAAAATTCTGCTCCGCCAGTGCTG GAACAGCAAACCACGAAACCGCCCATCATTCCGACAGATCTTGCTGCACTTGGATATCGCCTCAGCTGATGTGCTCTCTACACCCCAGGAGACTTACTTTAAGTCCCAG GCAGAGTGGCGGGAAGAAGTAAAACTGCACTTTGAAAAGATTAAGTCAGAAGGGACCTGTCTGCACCGCTTAGAAGAGGAACTGGTGATGCGGAGAAGGGAGGAACTCAG ACATGCCCTGGACATCAGGGAGCATTATGAACGGAAACTGGAGAGAGCCAACAATCTGTACATGGAACTGAATGCTCTCATGTTGCAACTAGAACTCAAAGAGAGGGAATTGCTCAG gcgaGAGCAGGCTCTAGAAAGAAGGTGTCCTGGTCTACTCAAGTCACACCCTTCCCGGGGCCTCCTACATGGAAACACTATGGAGAAGCTCATCAAGAAAAGGAACGTGCCACAGAAACTGTCACCCCATAGCAAAAG GCCAGATATTCTCAAGACAGAGTCTTTGCTACCTAAACTAGATGCAGCCCTAAGTGGGGTGGGGCTCCCTGGGTGTCCTAAGGGCCCTCCTTCACCTGGAAGGAGTCGTCGAGGCAAGACCCGTCACCGAAAGGCCAGTGCCAAGGGCAGCTGTGGAGACCTGCCTGGCCTTCGCACAGTTTTGCCACATCAGGAGAATGGAGGACTAGGAAGCCCAGGGGGCCTAGGAGTGGGCCTTTCAGCTTGGGATGCCTGCCCCCCTGCTCTCCGTGGACTCCACCATGACCTTCTACTCCGAAAGATGTCTTCATCATCCCCAGACCTGCTATCAGCAGCGCTGGGAGCCAGAGGCCGAGGGGCTACAGGGGGAGCTCGGGATCCTGGCTCACCACCTCCACCCCAGGGCGACACTCCTCCAAGTGAGGGATCAGCTCCTGGTTCCACCAGCCCAGATTCACCTGGGGGAGCTAAAGGGGAACCACCTCCACCAGTAGGGCCTGGAGAAGGTGTGGGGCTGCTGGGAACTGGAAGGGAAGGGACTGCAGGCCGGGGAGGAAACCGGGCTGGGTCCCAGCACTTGACTCCCGCTGCGCTGCTGTACAGGGCTGCTGTGACTCGAAGTCAG AAACGTGGTATCTCTtctgaagaggaagaaggagaagttgACAGTGAAGTAGAGCTACCCCCAAGTCAAAG GTGGCCTCAGGGCCCGAACATGCGTCAGTCACTATCTACATTCAGCTCAGAGAACCCATCAGATGTGGAGGAAGGTACAGCTAGTGAGCCTTCCCCAAGTGGCACACCAGAAGTTGGCAGTACCAACACTGATGAGCGGCCAGATGAACGTTCTGATGACATGTGCTCACAGGGCTCAGAAATTCCATTGGACCTACCTACTTCAGAGGTGGTCCCTGAACGTGAAGCCAGCTCCTTGCCAATGCAACACCAAGATGGCCAG GGCCCCAATCCTGAGGACTCAGACTGTGACAGCACTGAATTGGACAACTCTAACAGCATTGATGCCTTGCGGCCCCCAGCCTCCCTTCCTCCATGA